A window of the Deltaproteobacteria bacterium GWC2_55_46 genome harbors these coding sequences:
- a CDS encoding transposase — protein MEGGSGRRKFDSEFKREAVRQVVEGGRPVAEVARSLGIHEMLLHKWKRQYSEDPGDCFPGKGHLKPQEEEIRRLKRELEDAKQDREILKKALAIFSKHRG, from the coding sequence ATGGAGGGAGGAAGCGGCAGGAGGAAGTTCGACAGTGAGTTCAAGAGGGAGGCTGTACGGCAGGTTGTAGAGGGCGGGCGTCCTGTTGCGGAAGTGGCAAGGAGCCTCGGGATTCATGAGATGCTTCTGCACAAGTGGAAGCGGCAGTATTCGGAGGACCCCGGAGATTGTTTTCCTGGCAAGGGGCATTTAAAGCCGCAGGAGGAAGAGATAAGGCGGCTTAAGCGGGAACTCGAAGACGCCAAGCAGGACCGTGAGATTCTAAAAAAAGCGTTGGCCATCTTCTCAAAGCACCGCGGATGA